The following proteins are encoded in a genomic region of Primulina huaijiensis isolate GDHJ02 chromosome 3, ASM1229523v2, whole genome shotgun sequence:
- the LOC140972060 gene encoding serine/threonine-protein kinase OXI1-like encodes MHGGDHHDGTTFSLNLSDLNIISLLGRGAKGVVFLVRTQGDGKLRALKAISRSSVEKKKHDKTTGGSSSGRGDEYRRIWFERDVLGSFNHPLLPKLHGVLVTDKIVGYAVDYCPGRDLNYLRKKQTEKMFSDDIIRFYAAELVLGLEYLHELGIVYRDLKPENVMIQENGHLMLVDFDLSAKLQSKSVQTSPMIITKPDPDIKPSRKKKSFCISFNRRDPKISPKHSTTFGANSTSSGSDSTEKSNSFVGTEEYVAPEIIRGDGHDFSVDWWCLGVVLYEMLYGTTPFRGVNRKETFYRIITKQPDLTGGLTPLRDLIGKLLEKDPRKRISVGEIRGHDFFKAVDWDSIVDMARPPFIPELTVAEGSEGHEKLDVESYVQSVFAAKEEGKMENVQKSDEENHNREMWVHNHPSQIQHDNFLVF; translated from the exons ATGCACGGCGGCGATCACCACGACGGTACGACATTCTCTCTGAATTTGAGCGATCTGAATATTATCTCACTGCTCGGCCGCGGCGCCAAAGGTGTGGTTTTCCTCGTTCGAACACAAGGGGACGGAAAATTGCGTGCTCTCAAAGCAATCTCCAGATCTTCAGTTGAAAAAAAGAAGCACGACAAGACCACCGGAGGAAGTAGCAGTGGTCGTGGCGATGAATACAGAAGAATTTGGTTTGAGAGAGATGTGTTAGGATCTTTCAATCATCCGCTTTTGCCCAAGCTTCATGGCGTTTTGGTAACTGATAAGATCGTCGGATATGCAGTTGATTACTGTCCCGGCCGTGATCTCAATTATTTAAGGAAAAAACAAACTGAAAAAATGTTCTCCGATGATATCATCAG ATTTTACGCAGCAGAGTTGGTGTTGGGATTGGAGTATCTCCATGAACTAGGCATTGTTTACAGAGATTTGAAACCAGAAAATGTGATGATTCAGGAAAACGGACATCTAATGCTTGTAGATTTCGATCTCTCGGCAAAACTCCAATCAAAGTCTGTACAAACTAGCCCAATGATCATCACCAAACCAGATCCCGATATTAAGCCGTCCAGGAAGAAAAAGAGCTTCTGTATTTCCTTCAACCGCCGCGATCCCAAAATCTCCCCGAAACATTCCACCACATTCGGAGCTAACTCAACCAGTTCCGGCTCCGATTCAACGGAGAAATCCAATTCATTCGTCGGCACGGAGGAGTACGTGGCACCGGAGATCATACGAGGCGACGGCCACGATTTCTCCGTCGACTGGTGGTGCTTAGGTGTCGTGCTCTACGAGATGCTGTACGGCACGACGCCGTTTCGAGGAGTTAATAGGAAGGAAACATTTTACCGAATCATAACAAAGCAACCGGACTTAACGGGGGGATTGACTCCGTTAAGGGATTTAATCGGGAAACTACTAGAGAAAGACCCGAGGAAGAGGATCTCCGTTGGTGAAATCAGGGGCCACGATTTCTTCAAGGCCGTCGATTGGGACTCGATCGTTGATATGGCCAGACCGCCGTTTATACCTGAATTAACGGTGGCAGAGGGCAGTGAAGGGCATGAGAAACTTGACGTGGAATCCTACGTTCAAAGTGTGTTTGCTGCTAAGGAGGAGGGTAAAATGGAGAATGTCCAGAAATCGGATGAGGAAAATCACAACAGAGAGATGTGGGTCCATAACCATCCCTCTCAAATTCAACATGacaattttcttgttttttaa
- the LOC140972968 gene encoding adenylylsulfatase HINT3, producing MECHVRRRLLLLSSHLYPSARTSSPACLSTSSCRSDEETNGESDCIFCKIIRGKAPAFKVYEDDACVCILDTHPLSLGHLLIIPKCHFPSLDVTPPLIIGAMCSKVPMISNAVMKATGFDSFNLLVNNGKAAGQVIYHTHIHIIPRKSHDCLWASESLRRRPLKIDQEASQLADCIRENLSSSNECEDITKVSQPAS from the exons ATGGAGTGTCATGTACGGCGTCGTTTGCTACTGCTTTCTTCACACCTCTACCCTTCAGCACGAACTTCGTCGCCCGCTTGCCTTTCTACTTCCTCTTGCAGAAGCGACGAGGAAACCAACGGAGAGAGCGATTGTATTTTTTGCAAGATTATTCGTGGCAAAGCACCTGCTTTTAAG GTTTATGAAGATGATGCATGTGTGTGCATTTTGGATACACATCCTTTGAGTCTTGG GCACTTGCTTATCATCCCTAAATGCCATTTTCCTTCATTGGATGTGACTCCTCCATTG ATTATAGGGGCCATGTGTTCAAAAGTGCCTATGATTAGCAATGCTGTCATGAAAGCTACTGGTTTTG ATTCTTTCAACTTGCTTGTGAACAATGGTAAAGCCGCTGGCCAAGTGATATATCAT ACACACATTCATATAATTCCTCGTAAATCACACGACTGCTTATGGGCATCTGAG AGTCTACGAAGGCGTCCATTGAAGATTGATCAAGAAGCTTCTCAACTTGCTGATTGCATTCGCGAAAATCTATCTTCTTCGAATGAGTGTGAAGATATAACAAAGGTCAGTCAACCAGCCTCGTAG
- the LOC140972061 gene encoding large ribosomal subunit protein eL32z, translated as MAVPLLSKKIIKKRVKKFKRHQSDRFVSVKTNWRRPKGIDSRVRRKFKGCTLMPNIGYGSDKKTRHYLPNGFKKFVVHNAKELEVLMMHNRTYCAEIAHNISTKKRKEIVERAAQLDVVVTNKLARLRSQEDE; from the exons ATGGCTGTCCCGTTGCTGAGCAAGAAGATTATTAAGAAGCGTGTCAAGAAGTTCAAGAGGCACCAGAGCGACCGATTTGTGTCTGTGAAG ACAAACTGGCGCAGGCCCAAGGGTATCGATTCCCGTGTGAGGAGAAAGTTTAAAGGATGCACCCTGATGCCAAATATAGGTTATGGCTCAGACAAGAAGACTCGCCACTATCTTCCAAATGGATTTAAGAAGTTTGTCGTGCACAATGCCAAAGAACTGGAAGTTCTGATGATGCACAACAG GACTTACTGTGCTGAGATAGCTCACAATATTTCTaccaagaaaagaaaagagatcGTGGAAAGGGCGGCTCAGTTGGATGTCGTCGTGACCAACAAACTGGCTAGGTTGCGCAGCCAGGAGGATGAGTAA